GCCATAGCACCATTGTTTAGTCATTACAAATGGTTCAAAAGTTCCCAGAACTTTACTTGTTAAGCCATTAGCATATGCGACTCCGGTAGTTAACCAGTACGCGCTGAGAACGTTCGGTATGCGTCgaattatttaagaaaaaaaagagaaaaaaatagggataggaagagagcgagaagggggggagggggagaaagagaagggagaggagaaaatagagagagaatgagggtgggagagagagagggggggagagatagggagagaggagaggaaggaagagggatagtgatagagatagataaatagaagaagggatagagagagagattgagaagagatagagagagagatagagagagagagagagagagagagatcgacagaacagacagacagacataccagacagacaaacagacagagaaaacaaaaaaagagacgattaccagataaaaaaaaaagttaaaaaaagagacataaacaaagaaaatttaCTAACCCCAGGCTAACACATAAAACCTcctcatctaaaaaaaaacatacatctccccgtctctctctctcccctcctctcttttaagGATAAAAGAcgcaaaaaaaaagttagagaagagagaaaaaaaaatagattccgGGTACACTTTCCTCTGCAAAGATCCTAATCAAGCCAGCCTCTCTGCGCAGCATGATTATATAGGTATCTGGAACGAGAGCTTCGTGGTCGGGCATAGATGCCTCGGGAGACCTCGCTGCTGATGCTGGTTagtgtctttgctgttgttgtcattgctggtgttgtctttgctgttgtttttgctgtgcAGTTTTTGCTGGTTGTTggcttgctgttgttgtcttgctgctgttgtctttgctgttgttgtctttgctggtgttgtctttgctgtgttgtttttgctgttgttgtatttgctggtgttgtctttgctggtgttgtctttgctgttgttgtcttgctgttgttgtcctttgctgctgttgtctttgctgctgttgtctttgctggttgtctttgctgtttgttctttgctggtgttgtctttgctgttgttgtctttgctggtgttgtctttgctgttgctgTCTTTGCTGTTGGTGTCTTTGCTGCTGTTGTCTCTGCTGTTGTTGTCCTTGCTGTGTGTtgtcttgctgttgttgtctttgctgtgtTGTCTTGCTTgattgtctttgctgttgttgtccttGCTGTTGTtggctttgctgttgttgtccttGCTGTTGGTGTCTTTGCTgctgttgtctttgctgttgctgtctttgctggtgttgtctttgctgttgctgtctttgctggtgttgtctttgctgttgctgtctttgctgttgtgtgtttttgctgttgttgtcttgctGCTGTGTCTTTGCTGCTGTTGTCTTTACTGTTGTTGTCTTAGCTGTTGTtggctttgctgttgttgtctttgctgttgttgcctTTGCTGGTGTTTTCTTTGCTGTTGCTGTCTTTGCTGGTAGTTGTCTTttgctgttgtgtttgtgttggctGTTGTTGTATTTGCAGGTGTTGTCTTTGCTGGTGTGTGTCTTTGCTGTTGTGGCTTTGCtagttgttgtctttgctgttgttgtttttgctgttgttgttttggctgttgctgtttttgctgctttgtctttactgttgttgtctttgctgttgttggctttgctgttgttgtctttgctggtgttgtctttgctgttgtttttgctgtgctgttttgctgttgttgtctttgctgctgttgtctttgctgttgtgtCTTTGCTGCTGTTGTCTTTACTGTTGTTGTCTTAGCTGTTGTTGGCTttgcctgttgttgtttttgctgttgttgtatttgctggtgttgtctttgctgttgtttctttgctgtgttgtttttgctgtgtgtctttgctgttgttgtctttactgttgttgtctttgctgttgttgtcttgctgttgttgtctttgctgttgttgtctttgctgctttgtctttactgttgttgtcttgctgttgttgtctttgctgttgttgtcctttgctgttgttgtctttgctgttgtttttttgttgttattgtctttgctgttgttatctttctttgctgttgtgtctttgttgttgttgtctttgctgtgttgtctttgctgttgttgtctttgctggtgttgtctttgctgttgttgtctttgctgttgttgtctttgctgttgatgtgttttgttggttttgatgttgatgctgttgtttgtctttgttgttgttgttcttgctgctgtttttgttatctttgctgttgatgtttttgtttgtgtttaatgtTGATGCTGTGTGTTGTCTTtgccgttgttgtttttgctgttgtttttgttgtctttgctgttttgtttttgttgattgatgttgatgctgttattgtctttgttgttgttgttttttgttgtctttgctgttgatgtttttggtttgtttttgatgttggtgtttttgttgtctttgctgttgttgtcttgctgctgtttttgttgtcttgcttttgctgtttttgttgttgatgctttgttgttcttgctgctgcGTTTgtcgtttttgctgttgttgtttttgctgtttatgttgtctatgctgttgtttttgctgtttttgttgtctttgctgttgttgtttcttgctgttgcttttttcttgctgttgatgtttttgttgtgtttgctgttgatgttcttgctgttttttgttgtctttgcgtgtgctgttgttgctgcttttgttgttcCTATTAATTTTGATGTTTAGTGTTACTCTTCGTGTGTcacattttattgttttctgtccTTGTTGTTTGTTAATTGCGTTTGTTatctatcattgcttttattccaGTCGTTGTTTTTTTCATGTCGCTTTTAACTGTTACAGCGAAACGCGTCATACTAGGTCAAAGGTCATTCGCTTTTCCATAACACTTCATAAGGCGCAAGGATGAGTAACAGttctgaaaaaaagatagaggagagtTAATATGGATAAGGAGGAAAACaatggaggggagtggaagagagagagagagagagagagagggggggggggaggagagagagagagagagacatacatacagacagacatacagacagacagacagacagacagacagacagacagacagacagagagcgagagcgtctctctcttcctcctcttcgtctctctcttcctcttcttgcacttcccctctcttcctcttcttcatctccctcttcattcctctcttttcctcctcttcgtctctctcttcctcctcttcgtctctctcttcctcatcttcgtctctctcttcctcatcttcgtctctctctattcctcttcgtctctctcttcatcatcttcgtctctctctattcatcttcgtctctctcttcctcatcttcgtctctctctattcctcttcgtctctctctccctcctcttcatctctctcctcctcctcttcgtctctctcctcctcctcttcgtctctctcttcctcatcttcgtctctctctattcctctccgtctctctctattcctcttcgtctctctcttcctcctcttcatctctctcctcctcctctccgtctctctcttacctcatcttcgtctctcttttcctcatcttcgtctctctctattcctctccgtctctctcttccttatcttcgttttctctctactcctcttcgtctctctcttcctcatcttcgtctctctctattcctcttcgtctctctcttctttctcttcatctctctcctcctcctcttcgtctctttcttcctcatcttcgcctgtctcttcctcctcttcgtctctctctattcctcttcgtctctctcttcctcatcttcgtctctctccattcctcttcgtctctctcttcatcatcttcgtctctctctattcctcttcgtctctctattcctcctcttcatctctctcctcctcctctccgtctctctcttcctcatcttcgtctctctcttcctcctcttcgtctctctcttccttatcttcgtctctctctattcctcttcgtctctctcttcatcatcttcgtctctctctattcatcttcgtctctctcttcctcatcttcgtctctctctattcctcttcgtctctctctccctcctcttcatctctctcctcctcctcttcgtctctctcctc
The Penaeus chinensis breed Huanghai No. 1 unplaced genomic scaffold, ASM1920278v2 CTG_7987, whole genome shotgun sequence genome window above contains:
- the LOC125024866 gene encoding probable serine/threonine-protein kinase dyrk1 is translated as QRQQLAKPQQQRHTPAKTTPANTTTANTNTTAKDNYQQRQQQQRKHQQRQQQQRQQQQSQQQLRQQHKDNSSKDTNSKDNNSKANNSKDNNSKDNQARQHSKDNNSKTTHSKDNNSRDNSSKDTNSKDSNSKDNTTSAARSPEASMPDHEALVPDTYIIMLRREAGLIRIFAEES